A genomic region of Trifolium pratense cultivar HEN17-A07 linkage group LG3, ARS_RC_1.1, whole genome shotgun sequence contains the following coding sequences:
- the LOC123915242 gene encoding uncharacterized protein LOC123915242, whose amino-acid sequence MNEQPLKTLIEVREDFMLSPAGDSEPTLRTAHFIKPIANSIDESTFKVNPFSSSSVSGLKERPLTTHFHGWRYNQEKWFYWVDKLKPKYQHLWRKAGIFQAIMSTKCYIHKYVNLLIGVVDNWCSETNTFVFPFGEATITLEDVMVLGGYPILGDPVFTSLEDQELREVQKKLILARQQPTNRKQRGQRTLAWMDIFIDKGSEIEHEAFLATWLSMFVFPHLSLVKSCLFPIAIHLARGNPIALAPAVLASLYKDLSFFKKTIVDLSKYPIDEVTIRSPFYLVQIWVWERFKNLQPQPMLINHGDPFLLRWHKVRSVQMKIDSVKLALDSATNDFLWRPYVRYSDKCEMFYQNDEIWIPFKKDLVDEQMLSFVISLRVSELVGFDSIEQYLPHRVAMQFGFDQDVPSYVPRFNETEEIAWKNYCRPIYDKKLYFPPRLFEADVTSRYSMWWKQSVLGSNDFVKKIVQRKRSASSRKHRAHVGNANRSGNDVGVPPGFPPNLVDSLTFAKFCDDGSKPKTRKVEEFYADVHHENSVPDCSQMTKHNTVIPCIYVEDSNHVSKVNIELSVGSLEEGFKDANGSKEAKMSSDRVCSSETNGKSCSYAIRNNVSSSNNITATQHDVQFLSDNVTQVEAKETVEEKEREENDHEVVVLSKERSKSSPRGDNNNTIKVEESYDLPRPPGVTSKFERNQMEGSDKDHQFVVYELSSSDDKAIANGKALSGAEFDDFISSFVGDEAEMNSLFCDRNDEKGESFSPFTLDMAIDLENRIQKLESVADKIRLKKQDLAQKIFIDELV is encoded by the coding sequence ATGAATGAACAACCATTGAAAACCCTCATTGAGGTGAGGGAAGATTTCATGCTTTCACCAGCTGGTGATAGTGAACCAACACTCAGAACAGCCCATTTTATCAAACCTATTGCAAATTCCATTGATGAATCAACTTTTAAGGTTAACccattttcatcatcttctgTTTCTGGACTAAAGGAGAGACCTTTGACAACCCATTTTCATGGCTGGAGATACAACCAAGAGAAATGGTTCTATTGGGTTGATAAACTTAAACCAAAGTATCAACATTTGTGGAGGAAAGCTGGAATCTTTCAAGCTATCATGAGTACTAAATGTTACATACATAAATATGTAAACTTGTTAATTGGGGTTGTGGATAATTGGTGTTCTGAGACAAATACATTTGTGTTTCCATTTGGTGAAGCAACTATCACTTTAGAGGATGTCATGGTTTTAGGAGGTTACCCTATTCTTGGTGATCCCGTTTTCACTTCACTTGAAGACCAAGAATTGAGAGAGGTGCAAAAGAAATTGATCCTTGCGAGACAGCAGCCGACAAATAGGAAACAGAGAGGTCAAAGAACATTAGCGTGGATGGATATTTTCATTGATAAAGGTagtgaaattgaacatgaaGCATTTCTTGCTACTTGGTTGTCAATGTTTGTATTTCCACATTTAAGTTTGGTGAAAAGTTGTTTGTTTCCTATTGCTATTCATCTTGCTAGAGGAAATCCTATTGCTTTAGCACCTGCAGTTTTAGCTAGCTTATATAAggatttaagtttttttaagaaaacaatTGTTGATTTGTCAAAATATCCTATTGATGAAGTTACTATTCGGTCACCCTTttatttagttcaaatttgggtATGGGAGAGATTCAAAAATTTACAACCACAACCCATGTTGATCAACCATGGAGACCCTTTTTTACTTAGGTGGCATAAGGTTAGGTCCGTTCAAATGAAAATAGACAGTGTTAAATTGGCATTAGACTCTGCTACCAATGATTTTCTTTGGCGTCCATATGTTAGATATTCTGATAAGTGTGAAATGTTTTATCAAAATGATGAAATTTGGATACCATTTAAGAAAGATTTGGTGGATGAACAAATGCTCTCATTTGTTATATCCTTGAGAGTTTCTGAGCTTGTTGGATTTGACTCCATAGAGCAGTATTTGCCACATAGAGTTGCTATGCAATTTGGTTTTGATCAGGATGTTCCAAGTTATGTCCCTAGGTTCAATGAGACTGAAGAGATTGCTTGGAAAAACTACTGCAGGCCcatatatgataaaaaattgtattttccaCCAAGACTTTTTGAGGCAGATGTTACCTCCCGTTATTCAATGTGGTGGAAGCAATCGGTATTGGGTAGCAACGATTTTGTTAAGAAAATTGTGCAGAGGAAGAGAAGTGCAAGTTCAAGGAAACATAGAGCTCATGTAGGAAATGCAAACAGAAGTGGTAATGATGTTGGTGTTCCACCTGGATTTCCTCCCAATCTTGTTGACTCTCTTacttttgcaaaattttgtgATGATGGTTCAAAACCTAAAACTAGGAAGGTTGAAGAATTTTATGCTGATGTTCATCATGAAAATTCTGTTCCTGATTGTTCACAAATGACAAAACATAACACTGTTATTCCTTGCATATATGTTGAGGATTCTAACCATGTTTCAAAAGTTAACATTGAACTTTCAGTAGGGAGTTTGGAGGAAGGTTTTAAAGATGCAAATGGGAGCAAAGAAGCTAAGATGTCTAGTGACAGAGTATGTTCATCTGAGACTAATGGAAAAAGTTGTAGCTATGCTATCAGAAACAATGTCTCTTCATCTAACAACATTACTGCTACTCAGCATGATGTTCAGTTTCTCTCTGATAACGTTACTCAAGTTGAAGCTAAAGAAAcagttgaagaaaaagaaagagaagaaaatgatCATGAAGTTGTGGTTTTGTCAAAAGAGCGATCAAAATCAAGTCCGAGAggagataataataatacaataaaggtTGAAGAATCTTATGACCTACCGCGGCCACCTGGTGTTACTTCCAAGTTTGAGAGAAATCAAATGGAAGGTTCCGATAAAGACCATCAGTTTGTAGTTTATGAACTATCAAGTTCTGATGATAAAGCAATTGCAAATGGTAAAGCTTTGTCTGGTGCTGAATTTGATGATTTTATATCATCATTTGTGGGCGATGAAGCAGAAATGAATAGTTTATTTTGTGATAGAAATGATGAAAAAGGAGAAAGTTTTAGTCCTTTTACATTAGACATGGCAATTGATCTTGAAAACAGGATTCAGAAGCTTGAAAGTGTGGCTGATAAGATAAGGTTAAAGAAGCAAGATTTGGCTCAAAAGATTTTCATTGACGAGttagtttaa